A single Vespa crabro chromosome 21, iyVesCrab1.2, whole genome shotgun sequence DNA region contains:
- the LOC124431421 gene encoding uncharacterized protein LOC124431421 — protein MLATSICREVHFTVLPQSNKTMNAAAAAAAAAAATTSRVSRCLFGSPNSRETADMLQEALDNERKSFTRRWGVDPCSENKENDCRWKFHEQNTKKRSSPYSKQTNIHDYWRARKAGESGKKPLTSSSDITKPQSVDRSPRRSPRSH, from the exons ATGCTGGCTACATCGATTTGTCGTGAGGTGCACTTCACTGTGTTACCACAAAGTAATAAGACGATGAACGCcgctgccgccgccgccgcagCAGCAGCCGCAACCACATCTCGTGTTTCACGTTGCTTATTTGGATCACCGAATTCACGAGAAACCGCCGATATGCTTCAAGAGGCTCTtgataacgaaagaaagagtttCACTAGGCGATGGGGCGTAGATCCATGttctgaaaataaagaaaatgattgcCGATGGAAATTCCACGAACAAAATACGAAGAAACGATCCAGCCCATATTCCAAGCAGACCAATATTCACG ATTATTGGCGTGCTCGGAAGGCTGGAGAAAGTGGGAAGAAACCATTAACATCATCGAGCGACATAACAAAGCCGCAAAGTGTTGACCGAAGTCCACGACGAAGTCCACGAAGccattaa